The following are encoded in a window of Leuconostoc lactis genomic DNA:
- a CDS encoding winged helix-turn-helix transcriptional regulator has protein sequence MSDYFRNTVMKKLSNGDFDCTKEFTVSMFSGKHKLLILWILINDGPQGFSYFMKNLKGISKKVLSNQLNELMADQIVSKRGYLTGKVKHTEYQLTDIGETLIPIIVALNDWGENRLKQVTLVKTFNNDL, from the coding sequence ATGTCAGATTATTTTCGAAATACTGTTATGAAAAAACTTAGTAATGGGGATTTTGATTGTACTAAAGAATTTACAGTATCAATGTTTAGCGGTAAGCATAAATTATTAATATTATGGATTTTAATAAATGATGGACCACAAGGCTTTTCATATTTTATGAAAAATCTGAAGGGTATCAGTAAAAAAGTTTTATCAAACCAACTGAATGAGTTAATGGCGGACCAAATTGTCTCTAAACGAGGATACTTAACTGGTAAAGTAAAACACACCGAATATCAACTAACGGATATAGGAGAAACGTTAATTCCCATCATAGTTGCTTTAAATGACTGGGGAGAAAATAGACTGAAACAAGTTACTTTAGTGAAAACATTTAATAACGATTTATAG
- the hxlA gene encoding 3-hexulose-6-phosphate synthase — MKLQLAIDLEDVQGAIDLIQKTKDSIDIFEYGTPLVINFGLEGLKKIRAEFPDITLLADLKIMDVASYEVNQAFAYGADITTILGVAEDQSIKDAVKAAHEAGKELLVDMIGVQDIATRAREIDAFGADYIGTHTGYDLQALGQDPFETFNIIKNNVSNTKTAIAGGIKLTAAEEIKSANPDLLIIGGAISTVDDPATAAAEFKKLLG, encoded by the coding sequence ATGAAACTACAATTAGCAATTGATTTAGAAGATGTCCAAGGAGCCATTGATTTAATTCAAAAGACGAAAGATAGTATTGATATTTTTGAATATGGAACTCCTTTGGTAATTAATTTTGGGCTTGAAGGACTAAAAAAAATTCGTGCGGAATTTCCAGATATTACATTACTTGCTGATTTGAAAATCATGGACGTCGCTTCATATGAAGTGAATCAGGCATTTGCTTACGGAGCTGATATTACAACGATTTTAGGTGTTGCCGAAGATCAATCCATTAAGGATGCTGTAAAAGCAGCTCATGAAGCTGGAAAAGAGTTATTGGTTGATATGATTGGGGTCCAAGACATTGCAACTCGTGCTCGTGAAATAGATGCTTTCGGAGCAGATTATATTGGTACTCACACGGGTTATGATCTACAAGCCTTGGGTCAAGATCCCTTTGAAACCTTTAATATCATTAAGAACAATGTTTCTAATACAAAGACCGCAATCGCCGGTGGAATTAAATTAACAGCAGCGGAGGAAATTAAGTCGGCTAATCCAGATCTATTAATTATTGGTGGAGCAATTTCTACAGTAGATGATCCAGCCACAGCTGCAGCTGAATTCAAGAAATTGCTTGGATAA